The Candidatus Peregrinibacteria bacterium genome segment TCGCCTTTACGACTTTTTTTGGCGCAGCCTTCTCCTCTCGCTCTTTTTTCTTGGATTTTTCCTGAGACGCTGCCTTTTTTGGCTCTTCTTTTTTCTCCTCAAGAATCGGCTTTACTATTGCCGCTTCTTTCTTGAGACCAGCGGCTTCAAGCGCCTTGATGATCTTGTCGAGCTTTGAATTCAAGCGTTCAAATTCTTGTGCGTAATCGCCACCAGATTTCTTCGGTTTGAATCCACCATCATCCTTGCCGAAACATTTACTGCAATATACAGGTTTTTCGCCTGTTGGGCGAAACGGAACCTCACAATCGTCGCCACACTCGGCACAGACAACCTTATACATTCTCTTCTCCCCAAAATCTGAGCGTCCTCTGTCTCCTCCTCGGTCTGCTCTGTCTCCGCGATCTCTTCCTCCAAATTCTTTTCTACCAAAATCTCGACCTCCTGATGAACTGTTCATACTTTTAAAACAATCACTGCAGTACACGGGTCTTTCTCCTGTTGGTCTAAACGGGACTTCACAGTCATTTCCACACTCAGAACATGTTGCACTGTGCATCTCTGGTCTCCTGTCTCCCGCACCGAATCCGCCCCTACTACGACCGAAATCGTTGCCTCGAGAATGACCTCCAAATCCTCCGCCACTTCTTTTATTATGAAAATTTCCCATAGAATTGTTGATAAGAGTTAAATTGAGCTGAGGGACTCTATTCCTATCCTAGGGAAAAAGCAAAGAGATTCTTCTCTTTTTTCGGCTAAAGATTCTCATTCCCCTGGATGGGAGCCTGTTTTAATGGAATACAAAAAGTGAAATACCATCAAAAATTCCCTGAATTTCTTCGCTGATGATTGTTCCTGTGGGAAAAATTTCGCCGAGGAGTCCACCTTCGCTTTTCCTCAGCATTTTCTGATGAAGAAGCAGTTCTTAAGGGAGGCGTGTTTGGAGTTTGGGAAACGGGAAGGTTTTGACGAATGAGGCGTTCAATACTTCGAACTCCTCCACGTTGATGTGGAGCGGCAAAAGAAATAGCATGACCAACTGAGCCGGCACGACCAGTTCTGCCGATACGATGTACATAATCTTCGGGGTTATCGGGGAGATCATAATTTATCACGAGTTCAATTCCTGATACGTCAATCCCGCGAGCGGCGATATCTGTGGCAACGAGAATTCGATATTTCCCAATTCGAAAACCCTGAAGCGCTTCCCTGCGCTGAGAAAGCGAGCGATTGGAATGAATTTCCGAAGCATTATGACCATTGTCGCGAATTTTGCTGGCAATTCTTTTTGCTTCATATTTCGTCCGAGTAAAAATGAGAACGCTCCCCCTATATTCCGATAATATTTTAATAAGCAGGGAAACTTTGTTCGGTTTATCGACAAAAAATAATTCCTGCGTGACGTCTTTTGCCGCGGTCCCAGAAGGCGCAACTTCAACGCGAATCGGAAGTTTCATATATTTGGCGGCAATGGCCACGATTTCTTTTGGCATCGTCGCGGAGAAGAGCATCGTCTGTTTCTCGCTCGGAACACGAGCCAAAATTTTATTCACTTGTGGGGCAAATCCCATATCGAGCATACGATCGGCCTCATCCAAAACAAGAATTTTGACGGCATCGAGACGAACCGTTCTTTGCTCCAAATGATCGATGAGTCTTCCCGGAGTTGCGATGATTATATGTGGATTCGCTTGGATGCGTTTAATTTGGCGAAAAATTGGCTCTCCTCCAATAAGTACAACGGTTTTGAGTCCAAGTTGTCGACCGATTTTCTGAATTGCTTCATCAACCTGTAAAGCAAGTTCACGGGTGGGAACGATGATAAGTCCTAGTCCTTTAGCCTGAACTAAACGCTGAAGCATTGGGATACCAAATGCGAGAGTTTTTCCGGTACCGGTTTGAGCAATTCCCATAAGGTCTTTGCCCTCAAGAGCGTGGGGAATCGATTGTTGCTGTATTGGAGTCGGTACGATGTAATTATTCCTCGTGAGGATGTCAAGAATTTTTGGTGCAATACCAAGTCCATGAAAACTGCTACTTTGTGGTGGGATCATGTGCTGAGTGTAGCGCAAGTGGAGGAGAAAAGATAGAGATTCATGAAGGAAGTAGGGACGGGACAATACCTTCTTTTTCCGTGAGATTGTTCAATTTACGATATGCCATAATAATTTAAAAAAAATCTGGTATCAGTATAGAATATCTGTAAAATTTTTCATGAGACAAAAAAATGCTCATTCACAAAATACGGCTTTCCCCAGGTGTTTTATGAAATGTCTATTCTGTCGACGGAGCTCGACAACAGAAAAACATTTAAGAAAATGGCTTCATAACTCAATTTTTCTCGAGTGGTGAATTTTTGCCTTTCATGAAAATTTTAAAAGTGATTTATACTACATGAGTGATTTTTTCATATATTTTTATGAACGAAGAAAAAATTGCTATTTTTGAGGGCAAAAGAATTCGTCGATATTACGATGAAAAAACTGAAAAATGGTTTTTTTCAGTGGTGGACATTATTCAAGCTTTGACTCAGCAAAGTAATTATCAAACTGCGAGAAAATACTGGAACAAGCTCAAAGAAAGATTGAAAACAGAAGGAAGTGAGTTGGTGACAAATTGTCACCAACTGAAATTTGTGGCTCAAGATGGCAAATATTACGCAACAGATGCGGCTGATGTTGCAACCTTGCTTCGCCTCGTTCAATCAATTCCGAGTAAAAAAGCGGAGCCCATTAAGCTTTGGCTGGCAAAAGTCGGCTATGAACGAATGCAAGAGATGAGTGATCCAGAAAAAGCTATGAATCGGTCACGTGAATATTGGCAAAAAATGGGGAGAAGTGAAAAATGGATTCAGCAACGAATGATGGGACAGGAAATCAGGAACAAATTAACGGATTATTGGAAAAATAATGAAGTTAAAGAACAGAATGAATTCGCAATTCTGACAAACATCATCCACAAAGAATGGAGCGATCTCTCCATTCAGAAACATAAACAATTGAAACATCTCAGAACACAGAATTTACGTGATCACATGTCGGACGCAGAACTTATCTTCACCGCTCTGGCGGAACTTTCTACCCAAAAAATTGCCGAAGTGACTCATGCAAAAGGCTTTGAGGAAAACAAAATTCCCGCTAAAAAAGGCGGAAAAATTGCGAAAGATGCACGCCTTGCTTTGGAGGAAAAAACAGGAAAGTCAGTGATTACTGGAGAAAATTATTTGCCGAAAAAAAATCCAAAGAAATCCTTGATGTGATTCGAATGGGAGGTGTTTGGGGAAAACGGAAAAGTGGGCCTTAAAAGAACAGATATACTTGGCTC includes the following:
- a CDS encoding DEAD/DEAH box helicase, which encodes MIPPQSSSFHGLGIAPKILDILTRNNYIVPTPIQQQSIPHALEGKDLMGIAQTGTGKTLAFGIPMLQRLVQAKGLGLIIVPTRELALQVDEAIQKIGRQLGLKTVVLIGGEPIFRQIKRIQANPHIIIATPGRLIDHLEQRTVRLDAVKILVLDEADRMLDMGFAPQVNKILARVPSEKQTMLFSATMPKEIVAIAAKYMKLPIRVEVAPSGTAAKDVTQELFFVDKPNKVSLLIKILSEYRGSVLIFTRTKYEAKRIASKIRDNGHNASEIHSNRSLSQRREALQGFRIGKYRILVATDIAARGIDVSGIELVINYDLPDNPEDYVHRIGRTGRAGSVGHAISFAAPHQRGGVRSIERLIRQNLPVSQTPNTPPLRTASSSENAEEKRRWTPRRNFSHRNNHQRRNSGNF